A single region of the Biomaibacter acetigenes genome encodes:
- a CDS encoding 2-oxoacid:ferredoxin oxidoreductase subunit beta gives MRKELEKYFRTEKLPHIWCPGCSHGILTGAVIRAIDNLKLDQKKICIVSGIGCSSRAPGYMNFYTLHTTHGRALAFATGIKLANPDLKVIVLTGDGDCAAIGGNHFIHAARRNIDITTVVFNNNIYGMTSGQYSPMTPRGAYATTAPYGNIDRSFDLCKLAQSAGATYVARGTVYHIPQLIKLIEKALQHKGFSFVDAVSICPTYFGRKNKMASPVKMMEFIRDASIPIKSAEKLSKEELAGKIVIGEFYEEQAPEYTEEYAKVIEKVREGN, from the coding sequence ATGCGTAAAGAACTGGAAAAGTATTTCAGGACAGAAAAATTACCGCATATATGGTGTCCGGGATGCAGCCATGGTATACTGACAGGTGCTGTTATCCGAGCCATAGACAATCTCAAACTGGACCAGAAAAAGATATGTATAGTTTCGGGAATCGGGTGTTCATCCAGGGCTCCCGGGTACATGAATTTTTATACCTTACATACTACGCATGGCCGGGCACTGGCTTTTGCAACTGGCATCAAACTTGCAAATCCTGATTTAAAAGTAATAGTCCTCACGGGAGATGGAGATTGTGCCGCCATCGGAGGAAATCATTTTATCCATGCGGCCCGGAGAAATATAGATATTACCACCGTTGTGTTTAATAATAACATTTACGGCATGACCAGCGGACAGTATTCGCCCATGACCCCAAGGGGAGCGTATGCCACAACAGCGCCTTACGGAAATATAGATAGGAGCTTTGACCTTTGCAAACTGGCTCAATCTGCAGGCGCGACTTATGTGGCCAGAGGTACAGTATATCACATTCCACAGCTTATAAAATTGATCGAAAAGGCTTTGCAGCATAAAGGTTTTTCCTTTGTAGATGCAGTCAGTATATGTCCCACATATTTCGGAAGAAAAAATAAAATGGCATCACCCGTAAAGATGATGGAGTTTATAAGAGATGCGTCTATTCCTATAAAATCTGCTGAAAAGTTATCAAAAGAAGAACTGGCCGGTAAAATTGTGATAGGTGAATTTTACGAGGAACAGGCTCCGGAATATACGGAAGAATACGCCAAAGTTATAGAAAAAGTACGGGAGGGAAATTGA
- a CDS encoding Glu/Leu/Phe/Val family dehydrogenase: MSETLNPFEIVQKEIKSACEKLGLDNSVYEILKEPERVLTVSIPVKMDDGTTKTFIGFRSQHSTAIGPAKGGVRFHPNVSLDEVKALSTWMTFKCSVVGIPYGGGKGGVICNPKELSKGELERLSRGYFKAISPIIGPEKDIPAPDVYTNAQVMAWFMDEFSTLKGYNTPGVVTGKPIIIGGSLGRNEATARGATFTIREAAKNLGLDLTKATVAIQGYGNAGSIAARLLSELGCKIVAVNDSQGGAYNPEGLDPKAVLEFKEKNKTVKGFPGSKDISGEDLLELDVDILVPAALENVITSKNAANIKAKIVGECANGPTTPEADKVLYENGVLVIPDILCNAGGVTVSYFEWVQNLMNFYWTEEEVNTRLEHIMVKAFNEVYKMHKDYKVNMREAAYMVSIKRIADAMKVRGWI, from the coding sequence ATGTCAGAAACATTAAATCCGTTTGAAATTGTTCAAAAGGAGATCAAATCTGCCTGTGAAAAACTTGGTCTGGATAATTCTGTTTATGAAATTTTAAAAGAACCAGAAAGGGTTTTGACGGTATCCATACCGGTAAAGATGGATGATGGTACAACAAAAACCTTTATAGGTTTTCGCTCTCAGCATAGCACCGCCATCGGTCCTGCTAAAGGTGGTGTAAGGTTCCATCCCAATGTTTCTCTGGATGAAGTTAAAGCCTTATCAACATGGATGACCTTTAAATGCTCTGTCGTGGGAATTCCCTATGGAGGAGGCAAGGGTGGAGTCATCTGCAACCCCAAAGAATTGTCAAAAGGTGAACTCGAAAGGTTAAGCCGCGGATATTTCAAAGCCATAAGCCCGATTATTGGTCCTGAAAAAGACATACCGGCTCCCGACGTATATACCAATGCTCAGGTTATGGCATGGTTCATGGATGAGTTCAGTACATTGAAAGGATACAATACTCCTGGTGTTGTGACCGGCAAACCCATTATTATTGGAGGTTCGTTGGGCAGAAATGAAGCAACCGCTCGTGGAGCCACTTTCACTATCAGGGAAGCAGCCAAAAATTTAGGCCTTGATTTGACCAAAGCTACCGTTGCCATCCAGGGTTACGGCAATGCGGGCAGCATAGCTGCCAGATTATTGAGCGAACTTGGGTGCAAAATTGTAGCAGTAAACGACTCCCAGGGCGGTGCATACAATCCTGAAGGCCTGGATCCAAAAGCCGTTCTCGAATTCAAGGAGAAAAATAAGACGGTTAAAGGTTTCCCGGGCAGCAAAGATATAAGCGGTGAAGACCTACTGGAACTGGACGTGGATATACTGGTGCCGGCAGCTCTAGAAAATGTCATAACCAGCAAAAACGCAGCTAATATAAAGGCAAAAATAGTCGGCGAATGCGCTAATGGTCCTACAACTCCCGAAGCGGACAAAGTTCTCTATGAAAATGGTGTCCTGGTAATTCCAGATATCCTCTGTAATGCCGGTGGTGTTACAGTTTCATACTTTGAATGGGTACAAAATCTGATGAACTTCTACTGGACCGAGGAAGAAGTAAACACCCGTCTTGAACATATAATGGTCAAAGCCTTTAACGAGGTATATAAGATGCATAAAGATTACAAAGTTAACATGAGAGAAGCGGCTTACATGGTCTCCATTAAGCGAATAGCTGACGCTATGAAAGTTAGAGGCTGGATCTAA
- a CDS encoding OadG family protein produces the protein MNSIAQDLMESLKTGLLGMGIVMVALYSLSLILDLMRYIFYPQARQVKKNEKTGEPVEEIKQPEPPHEQDNRELVAVITAALSEYLQKPITHIRIGSIRQIHKTTPEWGRAARYENVYNNL, from the coding sequence TTGAATAGTATTGCACAGGACCTCATGGAATCACTAAAAACAGGATTACTGGGCATGGGCATAGTAATGGTAGCCCTGTATAGTCTCTCTTTAATTCTGGATCTTATGAGATATATATTCTATCCCCAGGCAAGACAGGTAAAAAAAAATGAAAAAACTGGAGAACCAGTAGAAGAAATAAAACAACCGGAACCACCCCATGAACAGGATAACCGGGAACTGGTAGCAGTAATTACTGCAGCATTGAGTGAATACCTGCAAAAACCCATAACACATATCAGAATAGGTTCCATACGCCAGATTCACAAAACTACTCCCGAATGGGGAAGGGCAGCAAGATACGAAAATGTATACAATAATCTTTAA
- a CDS encoding 2-oxoacid:acceptor oxidoreductase family protein encodes MEERTEIRLSGSGGQGLILAGIILAEAAILDGKNAVQSQSYGPEARGGASRAEVIISESSIDYPKVTKPDILLALTEEALMKYKDNLKPNGVIIIDSSIKKPELPVKIISLPIIETAQKKAGRVIVANIVALGVLTTATKIVSKVSVEKAVMDRVPKGTEELNKKALYAGFELGESF; translated from the coding sequence ATGGAAGAGCGTACGGAAATACGGTTGAGCGGTTCCGGAGGGCAGGGTTTGATACTGGCCGGTATTATACTGGCTGAAGCAGCCATTCTGGACGGAAAAAATGCGGTTCAATCTCAATCATACGGTCCTGAAGCCAGAGGAGGCGCCAGCAGAGCAGAGGTAATAATAAGTGAATCATCCATTGATTATCCAAAGGTTACAAAACCCGATATTCTTCTGGCTTTAACGGAAGAGGCATTGATGAAATACAAGGACAATTTAAAACCTAATGGAGTAATTATTATAGACTCCAGTATAAAAAAACCTGAACTACCTGTAAAAATAATCAGTTTACCCATAATTGAAACAGCTCAAAAAAAGGCCGGTAGGGTTATAGTTGCAAATATTGTGGCACTGGGTGTCCTTACTACTGCAACAAAGATCGTGTCAAAAGTTTCTGTTGAGAAAGCTGTCATGGACAGGGTTCCCAAGGGGACAGAAGAGTTGAATAAAAAAGCATTGTACGCCGGTTTTGAGCTGGGAGAATCTTTTTAG
- a CDS encoding biotin/lipoyl-containing protein, with product MKKYKITVNGQTYEVEVEEIGGTGLVKEETPAPVATTEKPKEAPKQETPKPAPATAPAPKKAAPAGKATITAPMPGTILSVKVKEGSKVSKGDVIMILEAMKMENEILAPQDGIISSIDVSEGASVNTGDILATME from the coding sequence ATGAAGAAATATAAAATAACCGTAAATGGCCAGACTTATGAAGTAGAAGTTGAAGAGATAGGTGGTACCGGGCTGGTTAAAGAGGAGACACCTGCGCCTGTGGCCACAACAGAAAAGCCAAAAGAAGCGCCGAAACAGGAAACTCCAAAGCCAGCACCTGCTACCGCACCGGCACCCAAAAAAGCTGCACCTGCCGGTAAGGCAACAATCACTGCCCCAATGCCCGGAACCATACTTTCCGTAAAAGTAAAAGAAGGCTCAAAAGTATCAAAAGGCGATGTAATAATGATATTGGAAGCCATGAAAATGGAAAACGAAATCCTTGCTCCCCAGGATGGAATTATATCTTCCATAGACGTATCCGAAGGAGCATCCGTAAATACCGGCGATATACTGGCTACCATGGAATAA
- a CDS encoding 2-oxoacid:acceptor oxidoreductase subunit alpha translates to MSSEARLMQGNEACVEGAIAAGMRFYAGYPITPSTEIAELSAEKLPKVGGKFIQMEDEIASMGAVIGASLTGLKAMTATSGPGFSLKQENIGFASLTEVPCVIVNVQRGGPSTGLPTLPAQGDVMQARWGTHGDHPIIVLSPSYVKEVYELTIRAFNLSEKYRVPCILLMDEVVAHMREKVELPDPSTIKIINRKKPAPSIVNYEPYRDYDGDGIPPMASFGEGMSFHVTGLIHDVTGFPSTNARVTEALINRLMKKIFDNLDDILDYESIFVEDAESVVISFGSTARSVLRAVHLMRQEGQKIGMIRLKTIWPFAHKAIQNLSSQVKNLIVAEMNFGQMVETVRASAGGRFNVVGLNKFNGELITPDEVIVKVREVMGHA, encoded by the coding sequence ATGAGTAGTGAAGCAAGATTAATGCAGGGAAACGAGGCGTGTGTCGAAGGAGCCATTGCTGCCGGAATGAGATTTTATGCCGGATATCCCATTACTCCTTCTACGGAAATCGCAGAACTTTCGGCGGAGAAATTGCCAAAGGTCGGTGGTAAATTTATCCAGATGGAAGACGAGATCGCAAGCATGGGTGCAGTTATCGGAGCATCTCTCACAGGGTTGAAAGCTATGACAGCCACCAGCGGTCCGGGTTTTTCGTTAAAACAGGAAAATATAGGATTTGCCAGTCTAACTGAAGTGCCATGCGTGATAGTGAATGTCCAACGCGGTGGACCCAGCACTGGATTGCCCACACTGCCGGCTCAAGGAGATGTGATGCAGGCAAGGTGGGGGACTCACGGTGATCATCCGATTATTGTCCTTTCACCTTCCTATGTGAAAGAAGTATATGAACTGACCATTAGAGCTTTTAACCTTTCGGAAAAATACAGGGTACCATGCATTCTTTTAATGGATGAAGTTGTGGCGCACATGAGGGAAAAAGTAGAACTGCCTGATCCATCTACAATTAAAATTATAAACAGGAAAAAGCCTGCTCCCTCCATCGTGAATTATGAACCTTACAGGGATTATGACGGTGATGGAATTCCACCTATGGCCAGTTTCGGAGAGGGGATGTCCTTCCATGTTACAGGCCTTATCCATGATGTAACGGGCTTTCCATCAACTAATGCCAGGGTTACTGAAGCCCTTATAAACAGACTTATGAAAAAGATTTTTGACAATCTGGATGATATTCTGGATTATGAAAGCATTTTTGTAGAAGATGCTGAATCTGTAGTAATCTCTTTCGGCTCTACCGCCCGTTCGGTGCTGAGAGCGGTGCATCTGATGAGACAGGAAGGCCAAAAAATCGGCATGATAAGGCTAAAGACCATCTGGCCTTTTGCCCATAAAGCCATACAAAATTTATCGTCACAGGTAAAGAATTTGATAGTGGCAGAGATGAATTTTGGGCAGATGGTAGAAACAGTACGGGCATCAGCTGGGGGAAGATTCAATGTTGTAGGTTTAAACAAATTTAACGGAGAATTGATAACTCCCGATGAGGTTATAGTTAAGGTGAGAGAGGTGATGGGCCATGCGTAA